In uncultured Methanobrevibacter sp., a genomic segment contains:
- a CDS encoding baseplate J/gp47 family protein: MNFNKKEYEEIFKTGLQNAYKQKLISRSNDFLKYINNREDIENFYVMILSVHAEWLDEVYEEMQLVYDSTYISKATGIDLDHIGEWLGIPRAGQTRSYVDVVLTLSREQDEDITIPPGALTLSTKQGVLYKNSKTIYIPRGKTSVTASAYSVNKGPSTKISENTLTLFENNDYGLKKCNNPLASTGGEDIQTDEEYRDYLKNWSKILQKGNNWAYKNYFRNCDGLDSYHLIPCWDGTGTIKIVIDANDESTSNIKQEIYNNIQENIALYDDDIQVMNADKKEIPIYAVVNVDIDQINPYSRIEKDEIKTKIRNAISIFINGGYKANGSYYKGLVIGEDFIPHKLAVFVDNEVSELKDINIKTPSAYVEISDEEIGVSNNIIVDVI; this comes from the coding sequence ATGAACTTTAACAAGAAAGAATACGAGGAAATATTTAAAACAGGTTTGCAAAATGCATATAAACAAAAATTAATCAGTAGATCAAACGACTTCTTAAAATATATTAATAATCGTGAAGATATTGAAAACTTCTATGTTATGATACTTAGTGTTCATGCAGAGTGGTTAGATGAAGTTTATGAGGAAATGCAGTTAGTTTACGACTCTACTTATATTAGTAAAGCTACAGGGATTGATTTAGACCATATTGGGGAATGGTTAGGTATACCTCGTGCAGGACAAACAAGGTCCTATGTTGATGTTGTATTAACTTTAAGCAGAGAACAGGACGAAGATATAACAATACCTCCTGGAGCATTAACATTATCCACGAAACAAGGAGTATTATACAAGAATAGTAAAACAATATATATTCCTCGTGGAAAAACTTCTGTTACTGCCTCAGCGTATAGTGTAAATAAAGGTCCTTCTACAAAAATAAGTGAAAATACTTTAACACTCTTTGAAAACAATGATTATGGGCTTAAAAAATGTAATAATCCTCTTGCAAGTACAGGAGGAGAGGATATACAAACAGATGAAGAATATAGGGATTATTTGAAAAACTGGTCTAAAATACTACAAAAAGGGAATAACTGGGCATATAAAAATTATTTCCGTAACTGTGATGGTTTAGACAGTTATCACCTCATACCCTGTTGGGACGGTACAGGTACTATAAAAATAGTGATTGATGCAAATGATGAAAGTACATCAAATATAAAACAAGAAATTTACAACAACATACAAGAAAACATTGCATTATATGATGATGATATACAAGTAATGAACGCTGATAAAAAAGAAATACCTATTTACGCAGTAGTGAATGTTGATATTGATCAAATTAATCCTTATTCTCGTATAGAAAAAGATGAGATTAAAACTAAAATCCGTAATGCTATCTCTATTTTTATCAATGGAGGTTATAAAGCTAATGGTAGTTATTATAAAGGGCTTGTGATTGGTGAGGATTTTATACCGCATAAATTAGCTGTTTTTGTGGATAATGAGGTGTCTGAATTAAAGGATATTAATATTAAGACCCCTTCTGCTTATGTTGAAATTAGTGATGAGGAAATTGGTGTAAGTAATAATATTATTGTGGACGTGATTTAA
- a CDS encoding transglutaminase family protein, whose translation MVEETKKDVVPQQYSIERHLWEVYKTDEENFEPYTPNTDETTDETTEENTDETTEEEEEDKEGFTLHQGEILEIAYCNQLNSMEYSMDYEDISSSSTITLPYTYTDLNRVYLGVRTLLRMDWEAYNEKKDLKELSEVHLAFITEETFSDDMTKLTLAGMTKLLDVKYKFNFTQMLRSKIIEEVIKTAGLKAEVNPEGLDDQVIDYTNISSEGNDDDGGIYNGDIPTDVKELSKRICKGKKGCMAKLKAIYAWEQKHITYEGYSNSPTNNWDPSKILKDLSINCCDTACLTVHLVRAQGIKCNYVYNSSHCWCVAYCKGEKVYLDYTDKTRAFGKVWKDMTGTEGEKAYGGNG comes from the coding sequence ATGGTTGAAGAAACAAAAAAAGATGTTGTACCTCAGCAATACAGTATTGAACGTCATTTATGGGAGGTCTACAAGACTGATGAGGAAAATTTCGAACCATACACCCCTAATACTGATGAAACCACGGATGAAACCACAGAAGAAAACACAGATGAAACCACAGAGGAGGAGGAAGAAGATAAGGAAGGATTCACCTTACATCAAGGAGAAATACTTGAAATTGCCTACTGTAATCAACTAAACAGTATGGAATACAGCATGGATTATGAGGACATAAGCAGTTCAAGTACAATCACATTACCTTACACCTATACTGATTTAAATAGGGTTTACCTAGGTGTAAGAACCTTATTACGTATGGATTGGGAAGCATACAATGAAAAAAAGGATTTAAAAGAACTATCCGAAGTACACCTTGCATTCATCACGGAAGAAACATTTAGTGATGATATGACTAAATTAACACTTGCAGGAATGACAAAATTACTTGATGTGAAATACAAATTCAATTTCACACAAATGTTAAGATCCAAAATTATTGAGGAGGTAATTAAAACTGCAGGTTTGAAAGCTGAGGTAAATCCTGAAGGTTTAGATGATCAAGTTATTGATTACACAAACATTTCATCTGAAGGTAATGATGATGATGGAGGTATTTATAATGGTGATATTCCTACAGATGTTAAAGAGTTATCTAAACGTATTTGTAAAGGTAAAAAAGGTTGTATGGCTAAATTAAAAGCGATTTATGCGTGGGAACAAAAACACATAACCTATGAGGGTTATAGTAATTCTCCTACGAATAATTGGGATCCTAGTAAAATCTTAAAGGATTTAAGTATTAATTGTTGTGATACAGCTTGTTTAACTGTACATTTAGTCCGTGCACAAGGAATAAAATGTAACTATGTATATAATAGCAGTCATTGTTGGTGTGTTGCTTATTGTAAAGGAGAAAAAGTATATTTAGATTATACTGATAAAACAAGAGCATTTGGTAAGGTTTGGAAAGATATGACTGGAACAGAAGGTGAAAAAGCTTACGGAGGAAACGGATAA
- a CDS encoding phage head closure protein, producing the protein MPFFQNTTATILKYTPSDDYNEYGEKTGTYEETETIPIDFQPLSPQETLKTYGEILQDTYKIYIDIDVDLQSTDRLLIENKMYTILGTPMKMNHLLKPSHIKVNIQLLRDVSLE; encoded by the coding sequence ATGCCTTTTTTTCAAAATACTACTGCAACCATACTTAAATACACTCCCTCCGATGATTATAATGAATACGGTGAAAAAACAGGTACTTATGAAGAAACAGAAACCATACCTATAGATTTCCAACCATTAAGCCCTCAAGAAACACTTAAAACGTATGGTGAAATACTTCAAGACACCTATAAAATCTACATTGATATTGATGTAGATTTACAATCAACTGACAGATTACTTATTGAAAATAAGATGTACACAATACTAGGAACACCTATGAAAATGAACCATCTACTTAAACCCAGCCATATTAAGGTAAATATCCAATTATTACGGGATGTGAGTTTAGAATGA
- a CDS encoding DUF5309 family protein: MNMKDLELKMQSQSNEIQELRKAMMITSDAAQSMQISYTPELQTKVFEKAPYFRFLESKGRVLTSDSTYVGFYKKTSNSASQFIAEDDDIPAAIASKYDETVEKMKTIIHPIDISLMAQMGNKHIDLLANEVEDGYIKVTNITDDTLLQGTGSASTKDFTGFTNAVKTNKEDLNKEAITEDIIDDMLTDIIDGNGGTPDCIVTTNAVAKVLKKIVAPYRRYNDKIDIGLGHRVVAYEAPNGLEVPILIDSNLKTNDMLFVDSSTIEVQRLMPPTLFTDLPTTKLGTKEAIVTFLTSQNLAEYKNGLITGIDVTKIPSN, translated from the coding sequence ATGAATATGAAAGACTTAGAATTAAAAATGCAAAGTCAATCTAATGAAATTCAAGAGTTAAGAAAAGCAATGATGATTACTAGTGATGCTGCACAATCAATGCAGATATCTTACACTCCTGAGTTACAAACAAAAGTATTTGAAAAAGCACCTTATTTCAGATTCCTTGAAAGTAAAGGTAGGGTATTAACTTCTGATAGTACCTATGTAGGGTTCTATAAGAAAACAAGTAACAGTGCATCTCAGTTCATAGCTGAAGATGATGATATACCTGCAGCTATTGCTTCTAAATATGATGAAACAGTAGAAAAAATGAAAACCATCATTCACCCTATTGACATCTCCTTAATGGCTCAAATGGGTAATAAACATATTGATTTACTTGCAAACGAGGTAGAAGACGGTTATATTAAAGTAACAAATATAACTGACGATACATTACTTCAAGGAACTGGTTCTGCTTCAACTAAAGACTTTACAGGTTTTACAAATGCTGTAAAAACCAACAAAGAGGATTTAAACAAAGAAGCAATTACTGAAGATATTATTGATGATATGTTAACTGACATTATCGACGGGAATGGAGGAACTCCTGATTGTATTGTAACCACTAACGCAGTTGCAAAAGTCTTGAAAAAGATTGTAGCACCTTACAGAAGATACAATGATAAAATCGATATTGGTTTAGGACATCGTGTAGTAGCATATGAAGCTCCAAATGGTTTAGAAGTCCCTATTCTTATTGATTCTAACCTTAAAACTAATGATATGCTCTTTGTAGATTCAAGTACTATTGAGGTTCAAAGATTAATGCCACCCACCTTATTTACAGATTTACCTACTACTAAATTAGGTACTAAAGAAGCTATTGTAACCTTCTTAACCAGCCAAAACCTTGCAGAATACAAAAACGGACTTATTACAGGAATTGATGTGACTAAAATCCCCAGCAATTAA
- a CDS encoding HK97 family phage prohead protease gives MNTKFKVYAPLSKNITEDTLTITGLASTTNKDLHGDIVLPSAIESMKEQALTCNLHGDHHYGLFKGVIGSITEVLETDEHELKIKAKILSKYSPIIQEMLDIGINLGLSIGGDVIDYTPLKDGWEIKDINLYEISLTAMPANMDTFGTITTTKNNIVESTCVTGACYQLYKNNKQELNNMANENNTTEGNKPQESNLTENDVVDLFNELMTEKEQEISDKIMETVQADIKNIVNDILDKKEKPAEGEGEEGNTTEETKSIIQETLQKELGRFFKSIDKNREANPSHVTEELNTVQNEGNEPAVKEFTPSEIAEAVYKRNNTPARMIQNMLR, from the coding sequence ATGAATACAAAATTCAAAGTGTATGCTCCTTTATCTAAAAACATAACTGAGGATACATTAACAATAACTGGTCTTGCAAGCACCACTAATAAGGACTTGCATGGGGATATTGTCCTACCATCTGCTATAGAATCCATGAAAGAACAAGCATTAACCTGCAATTTACATGGTGACCATCATTACGGTTTATTTAAAGGAGTAATTGGAAGTATAACTGAGGTTTTAGAAACCGATGAACACGAACTTAAAATTAAAGCTAAAATACTTAGCAAATACTCCCCTATAATACAGGAAATGCTAGACATAGGCATAAACCTTGGTTTAAGTATAGGAGGAGATGTAATCGATTACACTCCCTTAAAAGATGGTTGGGAAATTAAAGACATAAACTTATATGAAATAAGTTTAACTGCAATGCCTGCAAACATGGACACTTTCGGAACAATTACAACCACAAAAAATAATATTGTTGAAAGTACCTGTGTAACAGGAGCATGTTATCAGTTATATAAAAACAATAAACAGGAGCTAAACAATATGGCTAATGAAAATAACACAACTGAGGGAAACAAACCTCAAGAAAGTAATTTAACAGAAAACGATGTTGTTGATTTATTCAATGAATTAATGACTGAAAAAGAACAAGAAATATCTGATAAAATCATGGAAACCGTACAAGCAGATATTAAAAACATTGTAAACGACATTCTTGATAAAAAAGAAAAACCTGCTGAAGGTGAAGGGGAAGAAGGTAACACAACTGAGGAAACAAAATCTATAATCCAAGAAACACTTCAAAAGGAATTAGGTAGATTTTTTAAAAGTATTGATAAAAATCGTGAAGCAAACCCTTCACATGTTACTGAAGAATTAAACACAGTTCAAAATGAAGGTAATGAACCTGCTGTTAAAGAGTTCACACCTTCTGAGATAGCAGAAGCAGTATATAAAAGAAATAACACTCCTGCTAGAATGATACAAAATATGTTAAGATAA
- a CDS encoding phage minor head protein: protein MNERIKTNHLLIDILNCSDEFTVKSIYDDATAKQLYENIANILDETFNKHLAWLDTPEAAKYFKTEAKYKTEMFNDLDQDIMDLLSDNKKSVDTIIENIYETGAKQGYKDIKRHVTFTEQDKTALRNLKEYNYNLIRNVNADTIQTIREEIQAGLIEGKGVSEIAERIKDRKLEPLDDSTLSPYQRALTIARTEKSRAENNAILQSYANYNVKLVDWMTKGVNVCTICLECEEKNPYKITEVEELIPRHPNCGCRWTAHLDDTIDTEPTNNSLQINSANTQKKQKYKEYTTDEYTMYGKDEKFNVREYNDVTIKLGEGIDYTSFKQIKQLYDSLPENVKIYTKEIRVSAKLIKSGRSTLGGYHRSNKPSITLYKPESEEQFIHTFYHELGHLFDNFTKNKLTEGKYEDKNSIYNISNSKEYRDMVKKDYVRKPAEINGEILRKPNGKPRMRTYKTYPSDYARSTYKKNYKEKLHYREYSEDFAESMSLYLQDNKQFKEKFPNRCKLIEELVYGEYN from the coding sequence ATGAATGAAAGGATTAAAACTAATCATTTATTAATAGATATTTTAAACTGTTCTGATGAATTTACAGTTAAAAGTATATATGATGATGCTACAGCTAAACAATTATATGAAAATATTGCTAACATATTAGATGAAACATTCAATAAACATTTAGCTTGGTTGGATACTCCTGAGGCTGCTAAATACTTTAAAACTGAAGCAAAATATAAAACAGAAATGTTTAATGATTTAGACCAGGATATAATGGATTTATTATCAGATAATAAAAAAAGTGTGGATACAATAATAGAAAACATCTATGAAACTGGAGCAAAACAAGGTTATAAAGATATTAAACGACATGTAACATTCACAGAACAAGATAAAACAGCATTACGAAATTTAAAAGAATATAATTATAATCTTATCCGTAATGTAAATGCTGATACTATACAAACAATACGTGAAGAGATACAAGCAGGATTAATTGAAGGAAAAGGAGTTTCCGAGATAGCTGAACGTATAAAAGACCGTAAACTCGAACCTTTAGATGACTCCACATTATCTCCTTATCAAAGAGCATTAACCATAGCTCGAACAGAGAAAAGCCGTGCAGAAAATAATGCAATTCTCCAATCCTACGCTAATTATAATGTAAAACTGGTTGACTGGATGACTAAAGGAGTTAATGTTTGTACAATCTGTTTAGAATGTGAAGAAAAAAATCCCTATAAAATAACTGAAGTTGAAGAACTAATCCCGCGTCACCCTAATTGTGGTTGTCGATGGACTGCACATTTAGATGATACTATCGATACAGAACCTACAAATAATTCTTTACAAATTAATTCAGCAAATACTCAGAAAAAACAAAAATATAAAGAATATACAACTGACGAATATACAATGTACGGTAAAGATGAAAAATTTAACGTACGGGAATATAATGATGTTACAATAAAATTAGGTGAAGGTATAGATTACACCTCATTTAAACAGATTAAACAATTATATGATTCATTACCTGAAAATGTTAAGATATATACAAAAGAAATACGTGTTTCAGCAAAACTCATAAAATCAGGTAGAAGTACATTAGGAGGATATCATAGGTCTAATAAACCTAGTATAACCTTATACAAACCAGAATCTGAAGAACAATTTATTCATACTTTTTATCATGAATTAGGACACCTTTTTGATAATTTCACAAAAAATAAATTAACTGAAGGTAAATATGAGGATAAAAATAGTATATATAATATTTCTAATTCAAAAGAATATAGGGACATGGTTAAAAAGGATTATGTGCGTAAACCTGCCGAAATAAATGGGGAAATTTTACGTAAACCTAATGGTAAACCACGTATGCGTACTTATAAAACATATCCTTCTGATTATGCTAGAAGTACATATAAAAAGAATTATAAGGAGAAATTACATTACCGTGAATATAGTGAGGACTTTGCAGAATCTATGTCTTTATATTTACAGGATAATAAACAGTTTAAAGAAAAATTCCCTAATCGTTGTAAACTTATAGAGGAGTTAGTGTATGGAGAATATAATTAA
- a CDS encoding phage portal protein, with protein sequence MSLFNTIKRNLPSLRRPKRDSLYELFLNEYAWSFMSSNKPAGELEVYYNALNNVYVSRCIEVYCDESLNNGFSINNPNSEVVNYASVNYLNGLFNFPEGRQSEATFPILNSQIWTSWLATGDCFIEVNHDKIADNVPNGFRFIPTELIGYDTEVNQWTLRNTGYHYENDEIIHIYKPPVRAKNIRWGTSIIDSIGLSIALEFLGMKHNKDIFEHSGVDPLGVMSFDSETPKGAVDANINRLKAMKEKKGIIAIQGGTYQRISSTNRDMDFASLLNYARDRILTGFGVQPAKLSIRETASLGSGTGESQDKDFSKTLAGKCKIIEGAFNRILGHGGFEEVFNYNKLDTENKETRANIEDKQLKNGSTYINEVRAGYGLAPVDWGNAPLNYSQYALANSPNDMNELESLEVKSLQKALLYERLSKEY encoded by the coding sequence ATGAGTTTATTTAACACAATTAAAAGAAATTTACCTTCTTTAAGACGTCCTAAAAGAGATAGTTTATATGAACTATTCCTTAATGAGTACGCGTGGAGTTTCATGTCCAGCAATAAACCTGCAGGGGAATTAGAAGTCTATTACAACGCATTAAATAACGTATATGTTTCAAGATGTATTGAAGTATATTGTGATGAATCATTAAACAATGGGTTCAGTATTAATAATCCTAATTCTGAGGTTGTTAATTATGCTTCTGTTAATTACTTAAATGGTTTATTTAATTTCCCAGAAGGACGTCAAAGTGAAGCAACATTTCCTATATTAAATTCACAGATATGGACTAGCTGGCTTGCAACAGGTGACTGTTTCATTGAGGTTAATCATGATAAAATAGCAGATAACGTACCGAACGGTTTTCGTTTCATTCCTACAGAGTTAATAGGTTATGATACTGAAGTAAATCAATGGACATTAAGAAATACGGGTTATCATTATGAGAATGATGAGATAATACATATTTATAAACCTCCTGTTCGTGCTAAAAACATAAGATGGGGTACAAGCATAATTGACAGTATAGGATTAAGTATCGCACTCGAATTCCTGGGAATGAAACATAACAAAGACATTTTCGAACATAGTGGAGTAGATCCCTTAGGTGTTATGAGTTTTGACTCTGAAACTCCTAAAGGTGCTGTTGATGCTAACATTAATCGTTTGAAAGCAATGAAAGAAAAAAAAGGTATTATTGCTATACAGGGAGGTACATATCAACGTATTAGCTCCACTAATCGGGATATGGATTTTGCTAGTTTATTGAATTATGCACGTGATAGAATACTAACCGGTTTTGGTGTACAGCCTGCTAAATTAAGTATACGTGAAACAGCTTCTTTAGGTTCAGGTACAGGTGAGTCACAGGATAAAGATTTCAGTAAAACACTTGCAGGTAAATGTAAAATTATTGAAGGAGCATTTAACCGCATACTAGGTCATGGTGGTTTTGAGGAAGTATTCAATTATAATAAACTTGATACTGAAAACAAAGAAACACGTGCAAATATTGAAGATAAACAATTAAAGAATGGGTCTACTTATATTAATGAGGTACGGGCAGGTTATGGTTTAGCACCGGTGGATTGGGGTAATGCTCCTTTAAATTATAGTCAATATGCTTTAGCTAATTCACCTAATGATATGAATGAGTTAGAGTCTCTTGAGGTTAAAAGTTTACAGAAAGCATTATTATATGAACGTTTAAGTAAAGAATACTGA
- a CDS encoding terminase large subunit domain-containing protein, protein MKLQKDNSKRLCVAMPPRHSKSSLVTIAYPLWLIFQNPNLNILIINNESTLSEKFGIRLREYIKMYGEYFNVYLSEDKHSSTHIMLCNNEGKNYLGSIRLTGAGGSITGQDADYLIIDDPYKGFDDITPTLLAKKLDWFDTIVEQRIEPHTRVIILHTRWHTKDLQGVFKKHRSNQYEFITLPALSDEGEPLWPEVYTREILEEKRRSIKEVKFQSQYQQKPIDDTSDFFDMKNIDYRTNTDDLSFKNATVRAWDIASSEPGKNDYTAGVLMKVLDDDRTVAITNLVYGQFGKQTKNQIIDTAKQDGVNTEIVIETGVAAAGKLLYGEWETQLTGFFVEQALALPGNSKVDRATPLQNAILDGNVMICISDPILREVLVEEFTKFPYGEHKDIVDASAHAYNYLKKNYIGSEDVAIDIIEW, encoded by the coding sequence ATGAAGCTTCAAAAGGATAATAGTAAACGTTTGTGTGTTGCAATGCCTCCACGGCATAGTAAATCCAGTCTTGTGACTATTGCTTATCCGTTATGGTTGATTTTTCAAAATCCTAATTTAAATATTCTTATTATTAATAATGAGTCTACATTAAGTGAAAAATTCGGTATACGGTTACGTGAATACATTAAAATGTATGGTGAATACTTTAATGTTTATTTGTCAGAGGATAAACATAGTAGCACTCATATTATGCTCTGTAATAATGAAGGAAAGAATTACCTCGGCAGTATACGTTTAACAGGTGCAGGAGGAAGTATTACCGGTCAAGATGCTGACTACCTTATTATTGATGACCCTTACAAAGGGTTTGATGATATAACTCCTACATTACTTGCTAAAAAACTGGATTGGTTTGATACAATCGTGGAACAACGTATTGAACCACACACAAGAGTAATAATATTACATACACGATGGCATACAAAGGATTTACAAGGAGTCTTTAAAAAACATCGTAGTAATCAATATGAATTCATAACATTACCTGCTTTATCAGATGAAGGTGAACCGTTATGGCCTGAGGTATATACACGTGAAATACTTGAGGAAAAAAGAAGAAGTATTAAAGAAGTTAAATTTCAATCACAGTATCAACAAAAACCTATTGATGATACAAGTGACTTCTTTGACATGAAAAATATTGATTACAGAACAAATACAGATGATTTAAGTTTTAAGAATGCAACTGTACGTGCATGGGATATAGCTTCCAGTGAACCTGGTAAAAACGATTACACTGCAGGAGTATTAATGAAAGTACTTGATGATGATAGAACAGTAGCAATAACCAACCTCGTATATGGTCAGTTCGGTAAACAAACAAAAAATCAAATAATTGATACTGCAAAACAGGATGGAGTGAACACGGAAATAGTAATTGAAACAGGTGTAGCAGCTGCAGGAAAACTCCTCTATGGAGAATGGGAAACACAATTAACTGGTTTCTTTGTAGAACAAGCTTTAGCTTTACCAGGTAATAGTAAGGTAGACCGTGCAACACCTCTTCAAAACGCAATTCTCGATGGGAATGTTATGATATGTATAAGTGACCCTATATTACGTGAGGTCTTGGTTGAGGAGTTTACAAAATTCCCTTATGGTGAACATAAAGATATAGTTGATGCTTCTGCACATGCTTATAATTATCTTAAAAAGAATTATATAGGTTCAGAGGATGTGGCTATTGACATAATTGAATGGTGA
- the folE gene encoding GTP cyclohydrolase I, translated as MINQKIIEQKIGEILEEGLGLDWRNNPHLKETPERVAKVYKEIYEGYNVSPIEYIKTFPIQGNSGQQIVIGPIKAYSTCSHHMLPFSMEIYIGYIPNSEILGISKFERIIKNISHKLQVQENITEEIANFIYKQLHAKGVIVLIKNSKHLCMEMRGVESRNTQVTTSSIRGVFLTNPTLKNEFLNSIK; from the coding sequence ATGATTAATCAAAAAATAATAGAACAGAAAATAGGGGAAATCTTAGAAGAAGGATTAGGGTTGGATTGGAGAAATAATCCTCATTTAAAAGAAACACCTGAAAGAGTTGCAAAAGTATATAAAGAAATTTATGAAGGATATAATGTTTCCCCTATAGAATATATTAAAACGTTCCCTATACAAGGAAATAGTGGACAACAAATAGTAATAGGTCCTATAAAAGCATATAGTACATGTAGTCATCATATGCTCCCTTTTAGCATGGAAATTTATATTGGGTATATTCCCAATAGTGAAATATTAGGTATAAGTAAATTTGAAAGGATAATTAAAAACATTTCACATAAACTTCAAGTACAAGAGAATATAACTGAAGAAATAGCTAATTTTATATATAAACAGTTACACGCTAAAGGTGTGATTGTACTTATTAAAAACAGTAAACATCTTTGCATGGAAATGAGGGGAGTGGAAAGTAGGAATACACAGGTTACAACAAGTTCTATTAGGGGTGTATTTTTAACAAATCCTACCTTGAAGAATGAATTTTTAAATTCAATCAAATAG
- a CDS encoding 7-carboxy-7-deazaguanine synthase QueE, whose amino-acid sequence MTLEIIEIFSSFQGEGPFIGTPATFIRLAECNLNCSFCDTDFTKKEKMGITTIIEKIEEYSNKLIVITGGEPLLQDITFLCSNLLKKGYQIQIETNGTPTPLFLPYNVTYVISPKINLKNTYNSWKYYNNIYFKFIIQNKSDLEKLNNILDKSTNTIFLQPEFSKAKEITELILNTPLTFNYRISGQLHKYLGVE is encoded by the coding sequence ATGACTTTAGAAATCATAGAAATATTCTCTAGTTTTCAAGGTGAAGGACCTTTTATAGGAACACCTGCAACCTTCATTAGATTAGCAGAATGTAATCTTAACTGTAGTTTTTGTGACACAGACTTTACAAAAAAAGAAAAAATGGGTATAACTACTATAATAGAAAAAATAGAGGAATATTCTAATAAATTAATAGTAATAACTGGAGGAGAACCTTTATTACAGGACATAACATTTTTATGTTCCAACCTATTAAAAAAAGGTTATCAAATACAAATAGAAACAAATGGCACTCCTACACCCTTATTCCTACCTTATAATGTCACATATGTAATTTCACCAAAAATAAATTTAAAAAACACTTACAATTCATGGAAATATTATAATAATATCTATTTTAAATTTATAATACAAAATAAATCAGATTTAGAGAAATTAAATAATATCTTAGATAAATCCACAAATACTATTTTTTTACAACCTGAATTTAGTAAAGCTAAAGAAATAACTGAACTCATATTAAACACTCCTTTAACATTCAATTACAGAATATCTGGACAATTACATAAATATTTAGGAGTTGAATAA
- a CDS encoding 6-carboxytetrahydropterin synthase: MLYLTTKNVLYSSHQLKNHKGKCGVLHGHQYEIELTIKAPYSQINNNKCNFLIDLYDFDKIWKKLFPIDHVNINEITHEDNPSIEFLAKWIYDNLKESLVDLYSVKIYETPTNYCTYIEDEG, from the coding sequence ATGTTATATTTAACAACAAAAAACGTATTATATAGTAGTCATCAACTAAAAAATCATAAAGGGAAATGTGGGGTTTTACATGGACATCAATATGAAATTGAATTAACAATCAAAGCACCTTACTCTCAGATTAATAATAATAAATGTAATTTTTTAATTGATTTATATGATTTTGACAAAATATGGAAAAAACTATTCCCTATAGATCATGTTAATATTAATGAGATAACACATGAAGACAATCCTAGCATAGAGTTCTTAGCAAAATGGATATATGACAATTTAAAAGAGAGCTTAGTTGATTTGTATTCTGTTAAAATATATGAAACTCCTACAAATTACTGCACCTATATTGAAGATGAAGGTTGA